One genomic window of Deltaproteobacteria bacterium includes the following:
- a CDS encoding response regulator translates to MEQTLISNKWHTVAVDSGRAALELTVGPFVKAAVISTDLADMKGYELIPRLRQAFPGIEFVMTTSDYSEQTERDARKAGILSYLAKPLDYRLLRRVVDKAMGRST, encoded by the coding sequence ATGGAGCAGACGCTCATTTCAAACAAGTGGCACACGGTGGCAGTGGATTCCGGCCGGGCCGCTTTGGAACTGACGGTCGGCCCCTTTGTGAAAGCCGCCGTAATCAGCACAGACCTGGCCGACATGAAGGGATATGAGCTGATTCCCAGACTTAGGCAGGCGTTTCCCGGAATCGAGTTCGTCATGACTACCTCGGACTATTCTGAGCAAACAGAAAGAGACGCTAGAAAGGCGGGAATTCTCAGCTACCTTGCCAAGCCTCTGGACTATCGGCTCCTCCGGCGTGTGGTTGACAAGGCCATGGGGAGATCGACCTAA